A region from the Aegilops tauschii subsp. strangulata cultivar AL8/78 chromosome 5, Aet v6.0, whole genome shotgun sequence genome encodes:
- the LOC109745604 gene encoding putative F-box protein At5g52610: MDLSPDMLVEILLRLPPSARRRARLVCRHWRDAVGERTTEMQSRATALLWQAGSTVVYVVDDLSSSSTGSYSVLWRGRPQLVGTCSGLLCLCDDGGDITLVNPATRETLSVPRLPCDDQLFRGDDRRLEWDRAYSFAYHPTTGWYKVVHVPCSFNNQGYDAVHVLTLGEEAWREVPAPSGKRCSLDAGIVSVDGVTYWVTDDGGSARIVSFDLENEHIASSAGTPLPFLHARPNDYSLTEVHGRLGAVISNPAGMMQAWVRNKEGRWICRYTLTSPLHEIPRPHFAYGEHFLKCEGQLLYACSRQGASSPFGSRLASNIVQVNHRDKGVLVAKMNGVGCKFNYRTFAYVQTLEPLGIYMRPSEG; this comes from the coding sequence ATGGATCTGTCCCCGGACATGCTGGTGGAGATCCTGTTGCGGCTCCCGCCAAGCGCGAGGCGCCGCGCCCGCCTCGTCTGCAGGCACTGGCGCGACGCCGTCGGCGAGCGCACCACGGAGATGCAGAGCCGTGCCACAGCCCTCCTCTGGCAGGCCGGCTCCACCGTCgtctacgttgttgacgacctcTCGTCGTCTTCGACGGGGAGCTACAGCGTGCTGTGGAGGGGCAGGCCGCAGCTTGTCGGCACATGCAGCGGCCTGCTATGCCTCTgcgacgacggcggcgacatCACACTGGTTAACCCGGCAACAAGGGAGACGCTGTCCGTCCCACGGCTGCCATGCGACGACCAGCTATTCCGCGGGGACGACAGGAGATTGGAGTGGGACAGGGCATACAGCTTCGCGTACCATCCGACGACAGGGTGGTACAAGGTGGTGCACGTCCCCTGCAGCTTCAACAACCAGGGCTATGACGCCGTGCACGTGCTCACGCTTGGGGAGGAGGCGTGGCGGGAGGTGCCGGCCCCCAGTGGTAAGAGGTGCAGCCTCGACGCCGGCATTGTCAGTGTCGACGGCGTGACATACTGGGTCACGGACGACGGCGGCTCCGCAAGGATCGTTTCGTTCGACCTCGAGAACGAACACATCGCCTCCTCTGCCGGCACACCTTTGCCCTTTCTGCATGCGAGGCCCAATGACTACAGCCTGACCGAGGTGCACGGGAGGCTGGGGGCCGTCATCAGCAACCCGGCGGGGATGATGCAAGCGTGGGTTCGGAACAAGGAGGGGAGGTGGATCTGCCGGTACACCCTCACGTCTCCATTGCACGAGATTCCACGGCCGCACTTCGCATACGGCGAGCACTTTTTGAAGTGCGAGGGGCAGTTGTTGTATGCATGCTCGCGGCAAGGCGCATCATCGCCGTTCGGCTCGAGGCTTGCGTCCAACATCGTGCAGGTTAATCACAGGGATAAGGGAGTGTTGGTCGCTAAGATGAATGGTGTGGGCTGCAAATTTAACTACCGGACGTTTGCTTACGTCCAAACATTGGAACCATTAGGTATTTATATGCGGCCAAGTGAAGGGTAG